TGGATCGGGGAAAGGCCTCGCCCCTGTGTGAACTCTCTGGTGTCTCAGCAGACTGGAtgacagtgtgaatcccctcccacactcagagcaggtgaatgatctctccccagtgtgaactcgctggtgtataaGCAAGGTGGATGACAGAGTGAATCTCcttccacagtcagagcaggtaaatggtctctccccactgtgaactcgctggtgtgtcagtaggtgcgatgactgagtgaatcccttcccacacttggagcagtggaatggtctctccccagtgtgaattctctGGTGTGTCACTAGGTGGCATGAGTGAGTGAATCTCCTCCCGCACtctgagcaggtgaatggtctctccccagtgtgaattcgctggtgtgtcagtaACTGGGATGACgaagtgaatctcttcccacacttggagcagtggaatggtctctccccagtgtgaattcgctggtgtgtcacTAGGTGGCATGAGTGAGCAAATCGcctcccacattcagagcaggtgaatggtctctccccagtgtgaactcgctggtgtgtcagtaggtgggatgactgagtgaatcccttcccacacttggagcaggtgaatagcctctccccagtgtgagtgcgctgaTGTGCCAGTAGGTGGGATGACgaagtgaatctcttcccacactcggagcaggtgaatggtttctccccagtgtgaactcgctgatgtgtcaGCAAGAGAGATGAcgcagtgaatcccttcccacagtcagagcaggtgaacggcctttcTCCTGTATGAAGtttctggtgtgtcagcaggctggatgaccaagtgaatcccttaccacactcagggcaggtgaatggtttctcccccatgtgaactcgctggtgtgtccgcAGGTGGGATGAcgcagtgaatcccttcccacagtcagagcaggtgaacggcctctcccctgtATGAACtttctggtgtgtcagcaggttggatgccTGAGTGAAACCCTTAccacactcagggcaggtgaatgatctctccccagtgtgtactcgctggtgtatcagcaggtaggatgactgagtgaatcccctTCCACAGTCTCCACATTTCCATGGCTTCTCCATGTGACTGTGCTTGTGTCTCGACAGGCCAGATAATCGGCTGAAacctcgtccacacacagaacacgtgtacggtttctccccactgtgaatggtgCTTTTTCCTGCCATGTTCAAATTCCGATGATATTCAGGTGAAAATAAATTGAGCAACTCTGTCAGATTCTCATGTGAGATTTGGTTTTAGTTTTCTGACTGCAAATCCTCCACTTCTAATAtcctgtgaaattgatttaaaacagatgaaaagggaatgagagagacccCACAAAAACACAGAGGCAGGTCGTATAATTGAGCTGAATGgatctggtaatttgtggggcTGGCACAAGGAAAAAGTCACCACAAaagctgctggattgtcataaaaacccaactgattcactaacatccttcagggaagggaacctgccacccagtctgggtctgggtgtacACAACAGTCTGGAAActaggtgaggagagagggagacataggagagggggtgaaggagagggatttTATATGTTTACGGCTTGACCAGAACTTTGACGGACTCTCCCAACCCCTCAAactcaaccatctagaaggaccaaggTGGTATGTGCACATGAATATCATCACCtctaagttcccttccaagtcacacactccttatttgtctgacatccagtactggatgagcagcaaTGTCTTTCATATAAATACTGCAAGaactttcctttctttctttcattcattcttgCGATGTAGCCGTCTCTGGCTCAGCCAtcgtttattgctcatccctaattgctcttgagaaggtggtggtgagctgccttcttgaactgctgcagtccctgtggtgtgggtacatccacagtgctgttcaggagggagttccaggagtttgacccagcgacagtgaaggaacaacgatatattttcaagtcaggatgatgtgtgacgtggagaggaacttccaggtggtggtgttcccatctatctgctgccttctaGATTTGAAAcatgctgtctaaagagccttagtgagttccagcagtgcattttgtagatggtacacactgctgctactctgtgtcagtggtggagggagtgaatgtttgtgtagatgtggtgccaatcaagcagctgctttgtcctggatggcatcaaacctcttgagtgttgttggagctgcactcatccaggcaaagggggagtattccaacacactcctgacttgtgccttgtagatgttggactggctttgggaagtcagaaggtgagttactcgctggagcattcctagcctctgacctgctcttgtagccacagtatttatatggctagtccagttcagtttctagtcactggtgacccccaggatgttgatagagggggattcagcaatggtaatgctattgaatgtcaaagggagatggttagattctctctcgttgagatggtcattgcctgacacttgtgcggcatgaatgttacttgccacttgtcagcctaagcctggaaaTCATCCAgatcttagaaccatagaaaagttacagcacagaaggagatcattcgacccatcttgtccatgccagcccaaggacacccaggtgtcctttctaatcccaccttcctgcacccaacccgtagccctgcagcttacagcactgaagttgcagatccaggtactttttaaaagagtttagagttctggctctaccaccaacttgggcaacgaattccagacacccactaccctctgtgtaaaaaagttcttcctcatgttcccccctacaccttctgccacttatcttgaatctatgtcctctggttctagaattctccaccaagggaaacaattttatcctgtccactctatctattcccctcataattttgtacacctcaatcaagattcctctcagccttctttgttcagaggaaaataaccccaacctatccaatctctccttgtagctacacttttctaaccctggcaacattcttgtaaacctccactgcactctctccaaagctatatgtccttcctgtaatgtggtgacgagaactgcacacaatactccagttgtggcctcaccagtgttttatacaattccaacattatatccttacttttatattctatacctctgccaatgaaggagagtattccatatgccttctttacaaccttgtccacTTGAACTGCTACCTTCAGgtacctgtgtacttgtacaccaagatctctcacttcatctacccctcttagtatattcccatttattgtgtaatccctgtaactgtttgacctccctaaatatatgacctcacacttctctatgttacaatccatctgccactttaccgcccactccaccaacccatctatatctttGGAGATTTtgactatcctctacactatccatgACTCGGCCAatcttcatgtcatctgcaaatttcccaatcatgccccccacattcacgtccaaatcattaatatataacacaaatagcaagcgtcccaacattgagccctgtggaacaccacttgagacaactttccatttgcaagggcatccatcgaccattaccctttgtttcctgttacaaagccaaccttttatccagtttgccacattaccctgaatcccatgggcttttcctttcctgaccaatctgccatttgagaccttgtcaaatgccttgctaaaatccatgtacacaacatccactgcacttccttcatcaacccttcttgtcacttcctcaaagaattcaatcaaatttgagaggcaagaccttcctttaacaaatccatgctgaccatccctgactagtcttgctgcatttggacatggactgcttcagtaactgaggaatcgcgaatggtgctgaacattgtgcaatcatcagcgaaaatccccgcttctgaccttatgatggaaggaaggtcattgatgaagcagctgaagatgg
Above is a window of Carcharodon carcharias isolate sCarCar2 chromosome 27, sCarCar2.pri, whole genome shotgun sequence DNA encoding:
- the LOC121270092 gene encoding gastrula zinc finger protein XlCGF57.1-like, with the translated sequence MAGKSTIHSGEKPYTCSVCGRGFSRLSGLSRHKHSHMEKPWKCGDCGRGFTQSSYLLIHQRVHTGERSFTCPECGKGFTQASNLLTHQKVHTGERPFTCSDCGKGFTASSHLRTHQRVHMGEKPFTCPECGKGFTWSSSLLTHQKLHTGERPFTCSDCGKGFTASSLLLTHQRVHTGEKPFTCSECGKRFTSSSHLLAHQRTHTGERLFTCSKCGKGFTQSSHLLTHQRVHTGERPFTCSECGRRFAHSCHLVTHQRIHTGERPFHCSKCGKRFTSSSQLLTHQRIHTGERPFTCSECGRRFTHSCHLVTHQRIHTGERPFHCSKCGKGFTQSSHLLTHQRVHSGERPFTCSDCGRRFTLSSTLLIHQRVHTGERSFTCSECGRGFTLSSSLLRHQRVHTGARPFPDPRLGRIHSIIPPSDTPVSSQVTTVVSFCF